The Deinococcus hopiensis KR-140 sequence CGCCCACATAACCGGGCGGCAGCTGATCGCCAGCGCGCTGCTGGTGGGGGTGGCCCTCGCTGCGCGCTGGATCAGCGTGGCGCTGCCCTTCTGGTTCGTCCGGGAGCTGCACGGGTACGGCGCTTACACGGTGCGGCTGCTGACCTGGGGCGGCTTACGCGGCGGCATCGCCATCAGCCTGGCGCTGGGCCTGCCCGAATCGCCCTACCGGATGCACCTGATCACCGCCACCTACGTCGTCGTGCTGTTTACCATCGCCGTGCAGGGCCTGACCATCATGCCGCTGGTGCGCAAGGTCAGCGTGGCGGACCCGTCCGGTGGCCTCTGCGGAAAATGAGGAGGCCGAGACTCGAAAGACCCAGGGAAACGCCCCCTACGGGCCGGGCGGAGCGCCACGTACAGGGCGAGGAGACGGGCCCGGCGTCCCAGAGGCAACTCCCCTCCCGGAGCGATTTCGGAGGGCCTCTTGGGGCAACGCAGCAGGGAGCGTGACGTCGTCCCGCTGGTCTGTGGGACCTCTTCCTCCCGCTGGCCTTTCGCGCGGCGGCCAGAATGGCCAGCGCCAAGCGTCAAGAGAACGCGAAACCGGGCCCCATCCGCCCCCGCTGCCCATGGCCCACCCTGGGGTATGACGGACATTCGAGACGTCGGCCGGCAGGCGGAGGCCCGCCTGCGTCAGGGCGCAGCCCAGGCTGCACCGGGCATCGAGGCGCTCGCGCGTTTTGGGTACGCCAGCAAGGGCGCCGTGTACCTCGCCATCGGGGCCCTCGCGCTGGGCGTGGCGCTGGGCCGGGGCGGAGCCACCACCGATCCGCAGGGCGCGTTGTTGCGGCTTCAGGACCTGCCGCTGGGCACCCCGCTGACCGGACTGCTGACCCTGGGCCTGCTGGGCTATGCCCTGTGGCAGCTGGTGCGCGCGGTGCTCGATCCTGAGCGCCAGGGCCACGGAGCAGCCGGGCTGGTCAAACGTGCGGGTTACCTGCTCAGCGCGGTGGCCAATCTGGGCGTGGCCCTGTTCGCAGGGCGGCTCGCCCTGCTCGGCCACGCCTCCCGGCAGCAGGACAGCGAGGCGCGGGCGGCAGGACAGGTGCTGGCGCTGCCGGGCGGCGGGCTGCTGCTCGCCCTCGCGGGGGTGGCGCTGCTCGGGGTGGCGGCCAACGCCCTGTACAGCGCCTACGGAGCGCGCTTTATGAAGCGGGTCGCCCTGACCGGTGAGGGCGTTCGGTACGCCGAGACGCTCCAGCGGGTGGGGCAGGTGGGCCTCGGCGCGCGGGGCGTGGTGCTGGGGCTGATCGGCGCGTTTTTGCTGCTCGCCGCGTGGCAGCGTCAGCCGGGGCGTGCCCTGGGCTTGTCCGAGGTGCTGACCTGGTTGCGGGAGCGGCCGGCCGGCGGGCTGCTGCTCGCCCTCATCGCGGCGGGCACCGTCTGCTACGGTCTGTGGTGTGGGGTGCAGGCGCGTTACCGCCGCGTGCAGGTCCAGAACTGAATTTCCCCGCCCATCTTCCGGAGGTCTCCGGCGTGACTTCTTCTCCCCGTCCCCCACCCGCGTCCCGTTTTTCCCACCCCCGGGTGGGCGGGCAAAAGTCCTTCCCTTATATTGTTCACATGCGGCCAACCGCAATGCCTCCCCTCACGTCCGGAATCATGACGGATGTGGGGCGCTCGCGCCGTGTAAACCAGGACGCCGCGCTCGCGCTTGACCTGCCGCGTGGCGGCCTGTATGCCGTTGCCGACGGCATGGGAGGCCACGCGGCGGGGGAACTGGCGGCGAACCTGGCGGTGGACAGCCTCAGCCAGCACTACCTGGAGGGGCGTGGCCTGCCGCCCATGCGTCTGGCAGAGGCGGTGCAGGCCGCCAACCGCACCGTGCTGGAGCAGGGGGTCGGCCAGTACGCGGGCATGGGCACCACCCTGCTCGCGCTGCTGGTCGACCGGGGCGCAGCCATCGTGGCGCATGTGGGCGACTCACGGGCGTACCTGCTGCGGGGCGGCGAGCTGCACCGCCTGACCGAGGACCACTCCTGGGTGGCCGAACAGGTCCGGCTGGGCAACCTGACGGAAGAGGAAGCCCGGCACCACCAGTGGCGCAGCGTGGTGAGCAACGCGCTGGGTGGAGAGGCGCGCGTGCGCCTGGAACTGTTCGGGCTGCAGGTGCGTGCCGGAGACCGCCTCCTGCTGTGCAGCGACGGCCTGAGCGGCGTGGTGCCCGAAGAAACCCTGCTGGGACTGCTCGCGCAGCCGCTCAGCCCGGACCGCACCGTGCGCGCGCTGATCAACGCTGCCAACGACGAGGGCGGCCCCGACAACATCACGGCGGTGGTCGTGGACGTGGAGCGCGATCAGCGTCTGCCCGCCTACCCCCTGCCTGCCCGCGACGGCAAGGGGCCGGTGTACGTGGACCTGATCCTGCGCGCCCAGCGCGGCAGCCAGTCGCTGACCTACGGCCTGCTGCTGCTGGCCTACTTCACGCTGCTGGGCGTGATGCTCGTGCCGGGCGCACGCGTGTTCGTAGGGCTGATCGGCATCACGCTGATGCTGAGCGTGATCGCCGCGCAGCGCCTGACCTACGCCCGCCTCAGCCGCCCGTCGCCGCCGCCCGCACCCCTGCAGGTGCGCCCTACCGCCGCCGAGCGCGAGACCCGGGAGGCGCAGCGTGAGAGCCGCAATACCCTGAGCTAGGTGCGGCGGGGTGAATCTGAAGATCCACCGAGCACAACGGGAAGAAAGTGCGCCGCACCAGGAGGGGAGCGGGTACAGTAGGCCCATGAAAGACATCGTGGAAACGCCGAATGCTCCCGCTGCCATCGGTCCGTACAGCCAGGCCACCACCTTTGGGGGCCTGGTCATTACCAGCGGGCAGATTCCCCTGCGCCCCGACGGCACCCTGGTGGAAGAGGGCATCGAGGCCCAGACCCGGCAGGTGCTCGAAAACCTGGTGGCCGTGCTGCAGGCGGCGGGCAGCGACCTCAGCCGCGTGGTCAAGAGCACCGTCTTTCTGGCCGATATGAACGAGTTCGCCGCCATGAACGCTGTCTACGCCGAATACTTCCAGGCCCCCTACCCGGCGCGCAGCACGGTGCAGGTGGCCCGCCTCCCCCGCGACGTGCGCGTGGAGATCGAGGTGATTGCCGAGCGGGCGTAATTTCGGACCGCTGCGGCGCTCCCATTTTGAGAAGCACCCGTTTGTTCCTGGAAAGACGGCCTGCGTCCGTTCCCGCTGCCTTCCCAGGAACGAACAGAGGAAGGGCGAGAACCTCCGCTTGCATAGCGGGCCGAAGGTTCTCGCCCTTTTCAGAAGTTCGGGTTTCAACTGAAATTTGGGACGCGCACAATGCCGGCATGCGTGGTCTTCAGGCCGCCTCCGTTTCATACGCCCGCCCAGGCTGAGACCCTGCTATACCCCTCACACCGGGCGCGCCTGCTGGAGAAGTTCATCAAACCCTGCACCCCAGTCGGGCGGCGCACGCCCTGGGAGCGCCCGCCAACTGCGTCACGTCCGCAAACCCACCGAAGAGCGGTCTCCTGCACGTCGCCGAACATCAGGGGGAACGCACGCTGTACCAGACCGCCGCGCGGACCTTGCGCATCCCGCGGATTGAACTGACCATGCGGGAAATCACGAATGCTTACGCCCACGCCCTCCTCGGGTGGCGCGCGCAGCGTGACCCGGGCAGG is a genomic window containing:
- a CDS encoding PP2C family protein-serine/threonine phosphatase — translated: MRPTAMPPLTSGIMTDVGRSRRVNQDAALALDLPRGGLYAVADGMGGHAAGELAANLAVDSLSQHYLEGRGLPPMRLAEAVQAANRTVLEQGVGQYAGMGTTLLALLVDRGAAIVAHVGDSRAYLLRGGELHRLTEDHSWVAEQVRLGNLTEEEARHHQWRSVVSNALGGEARVRLELFGLQVRAGDRLLLCSDGLSGVVPEETLLGLLAQPLSPDRTVRALINAANDEGGPDNITAVVVDVERDQRLPAYPLPARDGKGPVYVDLILRAQRGSQSLTYGLLLLAYFTLLGVMLVPGARVFVGLIGITLMLSVIAAQRLTYARLSRPSPPPAPLQVRPTAAERETREAQRESRNTLS
- a CDS encoding RidA family protein — protein: MKDIVETPNAPAAIGPYSQATTFGGLVITSGQIPLRPDGTLVEEGIEAQTRQVLENLVAVLQAAGSDLSRVVKSTVFLADMNEFAAMNAVYAEYFQAPYPARSTVQVARLPRDVRVEIEVIAERA
- a CDS encoding DUF1206 domain-containing protein, whose amino-acid sequence is MTDIRDVGRQAEARLRQGAAQAAPGIEALARFGYASKGAVYLAIGALALGVALGRGGATTDPQGALLRLQDLPLGTPLTGLLTLGLLGYALWQLVRAVLDPERQGHGAAGLVKRAGYLLSAVANLGVALFAGRLALLGHASRQQDSEARAAGQVLALPGGGLLLALAGVALLGVAANALYSAYGARFMKRVALTGEGVRYAETLQRVGQVGLGARGVVLGLIGAFLLLAAWQRQPGRALGLSEVLTWLRERPAGGLLLALIAAGTVCYGLWCGVQARYRRVQVQN